Below is a genomic region from bacterium.
GTACTTCTATCTATGTATGATTACCGATTCATAAACAAAGACCTTGAAAACACTATCAACAAAATAAAAAAGGTAATAGAAAAGGAGGAGTATATAAATGGATAAAGTAAAGGTGGCTTTTATAGGTGCTGGGGGAATGGCAAACGCTGTTCATTACCCTTCACTTGCAGAGATTGAGATAGCAAAAATTGTTGGTATATCTGACCTTATAGAAGAAAAAATGCGACAAACAGCAGAAAAATATAAGATTGAAAAGACATTTACTAATTATAAAGAGCTTATAGAAAAAACATCTCCTGATGCAGTATATATAATAATGCCTCCGCACCATCTCTTTGATATAGCGGCCTACTGTCTTTCACTGGGCCTGCATATATTTGTAGAGAAACCCCCTGGTATAACAAAAGAACAGACAAGACAGCTGGCTAATCTTGCTGAGAAAAAAGGAGCTTTGACGATGACCGGATTCCAGAGAAGATTCTCCCCTGTTATTAAAGCAGCAAAAAAAAGAATAGATGAAAGAGGTGGAATTCTTCACTGTCAGGCAAATTTTTTCAAAAATTATATAGACAAACCACCTTATTATAATGGGGCTATTGATATACTTTCGTGCGATGCTATACACTCAGTTGATATATTAAGATGGATGGCTGGTGAACCCAGAAAGATATCCAGTATTGTAAGAAGTATTGATGCCTCATATGATAATTGTTTCTATGCAATGATTGATTTTGAAAGTGGTGCATCTGGATTTCTATCTGCAAACTGGGTATCCGGTAAAAGGATATATAATGTGGAGATGCATGGAAAAGGAATATGTGCATTTGCAGACCCTGAAGAAAGTGCTGTGGTTTATAAAGATGGTTCAAACGAAGGAGAAATAATTAAAGCAAAAGAAATAGCAGGAAGTGACCAGTTGTTCAAATTTGCCGGATTCTACGATGAAAACAGACATTTTATAGAGTGTATTAGAGACAAAAAATTGCCACAGACACATTTCGGCGATAGTGTTAAAACAATGGAACTGGTGGACAGAATCTACCATAGTATAATGTAGTAAATGCGCATTGTAAGATGTGTTTAAGCTCGGTTGTGTGGCTTATAGATTACAAAAGAGGATATTTCCCGAACTCAACACCTGTCTTGAGAAACTCTATATAATTTTTTTCCATCTGATTAGAGATAGGACTTGACTCAGGGATTCCTGAAGGAATAAGGATAAATCTTCCTTTTCTGCCTCCCTGAATAATCGCTTCCTTTGTCATAGCAACAATCTCTGATGTCTCCCTGAACTCAAGTTCTTCTGCCATAAGCCCGCCCATAAGAACAACATCATCTCCTGTTATCTTTCTTATCTTTAATATATAGTTAGGTGTATCTGATGTATTTATAACTGGTTCAAGTATATCTATACCTAACTTAAGTACCAGAGGAAGGAGTTTTTCAATATCGCCATGCCAGTGATAGCATATATAGTTTTTATTTCCTCTTTTCAGTATATCTATCAGTTCTCTATCATATCTCAGAACAAGTTCGCTAAAAACCTTCTTTATATCAGGAAAATACTCTGGGGGAAGATGAGGAGGCACAGCATATTCAGCTCCCCTTATTCTTATAACAGTATTGGCAACACTGGTAGAAATAAATCTATAAAGGTTGATCAACCGTTTCTGCATCTCATCAAGTAATCTGTATATGAGTTTAGGTGTAGAGAGTATGAACTGAGGCATATCTCCTGGTGCGAAAAGTTCATATATAACAGCCAGAGGGTCTGGGAGGGCAATCACTCCTATCCCTCTATCTCCAAGTTCACTGTTTATTTGGAAAAATTCTGTAAGGTCTGGTTTAAACGGTGTATAGGGGAGTTCAAGAAATTTTAATATATCTCTTTCACTTTCAATCCATGGTTTTTGAATCCATAGATGCATACTTGTCATTGATGTCCTGGCTGTCCGACTTAAAAGCCCTCTACGTGTCTCTACAGAAATTTTTACTGTCTTTGAAAGCGGAGTATCCTGAGATTCTTCTACTTTTGTCTCAATGCTCCCCGGTGCTGAAAAGAAAA
It encodes:
- a CDS encoding Gfo/Idh/MocA family oxidoreductase — translated: MDKVKVAFIGAGGMANAVHYPSLAEIEIAKIVGISDLIEEKMRQTAEKYKIEKTFTNYKELIEKTSPDAVYIIMPPHHLFDIAAYCLSLGLHIFVEKPPGITKEQTRQLANLAEKKGALTMTGFQRRFSPVIKAAKKRIDERGGILHCQANFFKNYIDKPPYYNGAIDILSCDAIHSVDILRWMAGEPRKISSIVRSIDASYDNCFYAMIDFESGASGFLSANWVSGKRIYNVEMHGKGICAFADPEESAVVYKDGSNEGEIIKAKEIAGSDQLFKFAGFYDENRHFIECIRDKKLPQTHFGDSVKTMELVDRIYHSIM